From one Vicia villosa cultivar HV-30 ecotype Madison, WI unplaced genomic scaffold, Vvil1.0 ctg.000233F_1_1, whole genome shotgun sequence genomic stretch:
- the LOC131625723 gene encoding peroxidase E5-like → MNPLRLLATALCCVAIVFGGLTFSSDAQLDPNFYAKTCPQLQPIVLKVLSKVAKKDPRMPASLIRLFFHDCFVQGCDASVLLNKTSTIVTEQEAGPNINSLRGLDVINQIKTAVEKACPNTVSCADIVTLSAEVSSVVTGGPGWLVPLGRRDSLTANQDLANQNLPGPSSSLTELKSAFADQGLTTLDLVSLSGAHSFGRSRCFLFSDRLFNFNNTGKPDPTLDPAYLKVLQKQCPQNGPGDNRVNFDPTTPDTLDKNYYNNLQVKKGLLQSDQELFSTPGADTIGIVNNFANNQNAFFQNFANSMIRMGNIGVLTGKKGEIRTQCNFVNKKKKLSELDITAETSTESFEGGVVSSM, encoded by the exons ATGAACCCGCTTCGTCTCTTAGCCACAGCTCTGTGCTGTGTTGCAATTGTGTTTGGAGGGTTAACTTTCTCCTCAGATGCACAACTTGACCCAAATTTTTATGCTAAAACTTGTCCCCAGTTGCAGCCTATAGTACTTAAAGTCTTATCCAAAGTTGCTAAGAAAGATCCCCGAATGCCTGCTAGTCTCATTAGGCTCTTCTTTCATGATTGCTTCGTTCAA GGTTGTGATGCATCCGTTTTGTTGAACAAAACTTCTACTATTGTGACCGAACAAGAAGCCGGACCAAATATCAATTCCTTAAGAGGTTTAGATGTTATAAATCAGATCAAAACAGCCGTAGAGAAAGCTTGTCCCAACACTGTTTCTTGTGCTGATATTGTTACACTTTCTGCTGAAGTATCTTCCGTTGtg ACCGGAGGTCCAGGTTGGTTGGTTCCATTAGGAAGAAGAGATAGTTTAACAGCAAATCAAGACCTTGCTAATCAGAATCTTCCAGGCCCATCTTCCAGTCTAACTGAACTGAAATCTGCTTTTGCTGATCAAGGTCTCACCACACTTGATCTAGTATCACTCTCTG GTGCTCATTCATTTGGAAGATCACGTTGCTTTTTATTCTCTGACCGATTATTCAACTTCAACAATACTGGAAAACCTGATCCAACTCTTGATCCAGCATACTTAAAAGTATTGCAGAAACAATGTCCTCAGAATGGACCTGGAGATAATCGTGTCAATTTTGATCCAACGACTCCTGATACATTAGACAAAAACTACTACAACAATCTTCAAGTTAAGAAGGGTTTGCTTCAAAGTGATCAAGAATTGTTCTCGACACCAGGTGCTGATACTATTGGCATTGTCAACAATTTTGCCAATAACCAAAATGCTTTCTTTCAGAATTTTGCGAATTCGATGATTAGAATGGGAAATATTGGTGTGCTTACTGGAAAGAAAGGTGAAATTAGAACACAATGTAATTTTGTTAACAAGAAGAAGAAATTATCTGAGTTGGATATTACTGCTGAGACCTCTACAGAATCATTTGAGGGGGGTGTGGTTAGTTCTATGTAA